GTGTGCAAGGAAGTGTTTTGAGAGGCTTTTGTTTCGTGAGATACGCATTTGCATTATTCAGTGGTTCTTCTATGCGCCCAAAACTATCCCAAAAATCAGGCTCACTACACGCAATACAGCCGTGTCCTGCTTGAATAGGGTAACTTGTTTTAGCATTAAATTTGACTTTAGGGCAGTTATTAAACACATAAGGTCCCTTACATCCGACTTTATAGAGACAATAACCATCTTGTAAATGCACATCATCAAAGCTCTGCACAAAATCGCCAGATTCAAATTTTGCCTTACGCTCACACATATCGTGTAGATTCTTGCCATAGCTCCATATCGGACGATGCAAAGAATCTGTTGGGGGAAGCTCTTGTAAAAGAATATAATAGAGGATACTGCCGATAATATTTGCCTCACTTGGCGGACAGCCCGGTATATTAATAATGCGTTGCGCAAGAGCAGAATCTACCCCTATGGATTGCGTAGGATTGGGATATGCTGCTTGCACTCCACCAAAGCTTGAGCAAGTGCCCACTGCGAATATAACTTGAGCCTTTTGTGCTACTTCTTTGCATTCTTGCTCGCCTGTGATACTATCTGCGCCAGAGGTAAGAAAATGTGCATTATTTCCCAGCGATATGCCACCTTCAATAACGAGGATAAACTCTTTGTCTAAAGCATCGTGTAAGGATTTTTTCGCGCTAAAGCCCACTGCTCCCATAATCGTTTCATGATATTCAAGGGTGATGTATTCAAGGAGGACAGATTCTATGTCTGGTTTATCAAGGCGCAAAAAACTGCTGCTACAACCTGTGCATTCTGCCAAGTGAAGCCATACAAGCCGCGTGGGTGGCTTAAGAGCGAGGATTTGGGCACAGAGTTCTACGCCTTCTTTGGGGATACCTATAAGAGAGCAGATACGAGTGAGCCACTCTATATTTACCTTACAACGAGTTTCTTTATGTATGCTGTTAAGGGTATGGAGATGTGTTGTTAATCGTTCAAGTATTTGTGTTTTATCCATAGCAAACTCCATAGTGTAAATAAGCTATTGTAACGCACTCTCTTTAAAAGCTAAGTAAAAAACAACCTTGTTTTTGCTGTCATAGTATTATTTGCAAGTTTTTGTAATTATCTCTATAATATTTTGTGCTTGTTGGGTGCTAAGGCTTTGATGACAAGGAATTGATATTTCGCTAAGATAGAATCTATCTGCATTTGGCAGGGATATGTCTCCAAAAAGATTCTTGTAGAGACTAAATTGATGAATAGGCTTATAATGTACCTGCACACCCAAACCTTGTGCTTGTAGCTGTTGAAAAATATGCTCTTTTTGACACCATAAATGTGGATAAAGCAAAATAGGATAGAGATGATGAGAGCTACGAATATGTGTAGGTATAGGAATAATGCCAAAATCAGCATTATCCCTAAACGCTTCATCATAGAGTGTTGCGATATTATGCCGATGAGTGATAAAGGCATCAAGCTTTTTAAGTTGGCTAAGACCAAGTGCTGCACCCACTTCGCTAAGGCGAAAATTCATACCCGCAAGCAAACAATCATAATTCCACAAGGATTTTTTTTCTATGCCGTGAGAGAGCAAAAGGCGCGCATAGTGCGCTAATTCTTCATCATTGGTGAGCAATGCTCCACCTTCTGCTGTGGTAATGGATTTAAGCGCGTGAAAGCTAAAAATAGTTGCATCAGCAAGTGAGCCTATGGTGTCTCCATTATAACTCCCCCCAAATGAATGAGAACTATCTGAAAAAAGCAAAAGATTATGTTTTTGTGCAAGTGTGCGCAGAGAATCTATTTCTACACTTTTGCCCCCATAATCTACGCTTACAATCGCTCTGATAAGCGCTCTCTTAGGATGAGTAGAGAGAATGTGCGCAAGTGTATTTTCATCAATATTTCCATCATCTTTCACATCGCAAAATAGAGGGGTAATACCCCATTGAAGCATCATATTTGTTGTAGCGACAAAGCTAATGGGTGTAGTGATAAAATAAATTTCCTCTCTCTCTTGCTTTGACATTTTAGAATCCAAAGTATTATAAAAGTGTGCAAGATGTGGAAAGTATTTATACATAAATGCGCCATAGAGTGCAAATAAAGCGGAAGTAGCGGAGTTAAAGCTTATAGCATATTGCACATTTCCTTTTGAGGCAAGGGCGGCTTCAAATTGCTGCGTAAGAGTGCCTTGCGTAAGATGAGAAGATTGCAAAGCATAATTGACAGCCTCAATATCATCTTGCTCAATATGTTGCGTGCTATAAGGTATCATCTTTAAGAATCAAGCTAAAAGCTCTTGAACGCGTTGATTGCTTAGTTTGTCTGTATCGTGTGAAACGCGGAAAAGTGAGCCAAATTTTTTCAAGAATGAACCATCAGTATTTTGCTTGTCAGCACTATTTGTTTTGCCATTAGCAAGTTTGCTACTGCTTTCTTGTGCTTGTTCTTGGAGTATTTGGATAGCATCTTTAATCTGCACTTGCTGCTCTTTGAGTACATCGTAGAATTTTTGTGCATCAGAATCAAGAAGTTTTACATTTAATTTTGGCGCATCAAAAATAATACGCTCTTTATTGTCTTTGATACCTTTAGAAAAGACATTACTTCCTTCAAAAGTCGCTTTTTTAATCGCAGATTCTATATTTTTTTTCAATACAGACATTTCTTCTTTAAGCTCCTCTTGCTCTCCTTTATCAAGCGTTTCTTTGCTTTCTTTGGCAAGTTTGGCGATTTTTTTTGCATCTGATTCTATACTGCTAAGTGCCTTT
This is a stretch of genomic DNA from Helicobacter sp. MIT 21-1697. It encodes these proteins:
- a CDS encoding hydrogenase small subunit, with protein sequence MDKTQILERLTTHLHTLNSIHKETRCKVNIEWLTRICSLIGIPKEGVELCAQILALKPPTRLVWLHLAECTGCSSSFLRLDKPDIESVLLEYITLEYHETIMGAVGFSAKKSLHDALDKEFILVIEGGISLGNNAHFLTSGADSITGEQECKEVAQKAQVIFAVGTCSSFGGVQAAYPNPTQSIGVDSALAQRIINIPGCPPSEANIIGSILYYILLQELPPTDSLHRPIWSYGKNLHDMCERKAKFESGDFVQSFDDVHLQDGYCLYKVGCKGPYVFNNCPKVKFNAKTSYPIQAGHGCIACSEPDFWDSFGRIEEPLNNANAYLTKQKPLKTLPCTHTLIESIPKNTLCLEFDTLSPTRIYTHTQSAQDNLIALCFQSHLPTLLMQIAKRNKLGARLVENYQQWRVQQQLPHINTDEDSQGELSRNASDILKLVGEMFGKSNPNALDTLQSAQSYLFPHISRLDMKLNGEESCNIEIDKSLRLPLCYLLGGLEIEGVAYGAVSSICEILSLALTQLCTYYHLEQVVFKGNLIQNALIQDRFATYLPKWIEVV
- the pseC gene encoding UDP-4-amino-4,6-dideoxy-N-acetyl-beta-L-altrosamine transaminase → MIPYSTQHIEQDDIEAVNYALQSSHLTQGTLTQQFEAALASKGNVQYAISFNSATSALFALYGAFMYKYFPHLAHFYNTLDSKMSKQEREEIYFITTPISFVATTNMMLQWGITPLFCDVKDDGNIDENTLAHILSTHPKRALIRAIVSVDYGGKSVEIDSLRTLAQKHNLLLFSDSSHSFGGSYNGDTIGSLADATIFSFHALKSITTAEGGALLTNDEELAHYARLLLSHGIEKKSLWNYDCLLAGMNFRLSEVGAALGLSQLKKLDAFITHRHNIATLYDEAFRDNADFGIIPIPTHIRSSHHLYPILLYPHLWCQKEHIFQQLQAQGLGVQVHYKPIHQFSLYKNLFGDISLPNADRFYLSEISIPCHQSLSTQQAQNIIEIITKTCK